Proteins encoded by one window of Culicoides brevitarsis isolate CSIRO-B50_1 chromosome 2, AGI_CSIRO_Cbre_v1, whole genome shotgun sequence:
- the LOC134831891 gene encoding uncharacterized protein LOC134831891, which translates to MTSNIATYKELCMQIPNRGLYFKRTLERIHTQEEFQDFCRRKKINISELVPKIREVQVEPTLRESTTEKENLSSAIPTATQQQKPEPEVKKSKEKKRSKGKSSKYSNPGNIINISKSSNVVIGNVQVFNMPVLKTKGMPPKPPNSKP; encoded by the exons atgaCATCAAATATCGCGACTTACAAAGAACTTTGCATGCAAATTCCGAACCGCGGATTGTACTTTAAAAGAACTTTAGAACGAATTCACACCCAAGAAGAATTTCAAGACTTTTGTcgtcgcaaaaaaataaacatttccgAGCTGGTTCCGAAAATCAGAGAAGTTCAAGTAGAACCAACTCTCAGGGAGTCAACAACtgaaaaag aaaatttatcGTCTGCCATTCCAACTGCGACTCAGCAACAAAAACCCGAACcggaagtaaaaaaatcaaaagaaaagaaacgtTCCAAGGGAAAATCCTCGAAATATTCAAATCCGGGCAATATCATCAACATTAGCAAAAGCTCCAATGTCGTCATCGGCAACGTTCAAGTCTTTAACATGCCCGTGCTAAAAACTAAAGGAATGCCTCCGAAGCCGCCAAACTCCAAACCTTGA